In Gymnogyps californianus isolate 813 chromosome 6, ASM1813914v2, whole genome shotgun sequence, a single window of DNA contains:
- the POLL gene encoding DNA polymerase lambda produces the protein MEPRGIVKAFPKRKKVRDDSGKSIPPKIPKEEGTEIPEAEWLKPVTAYVLQAGIGQARAEIFHKQIVQNGGVVHNQLSSEVTHVIVAEDMDCDRAFRLLKLSKLPSGLQLVKASWLSACIRDQKLLRTAGYGVFIPHRYLEEGELQKEQQVLGREEIQPPAEEGAVKPNTETQVGDSSQRGLGTLGQQQLAEKYSDDEDSEGEDASVTQGDLEALISGRYPVKSSEETSDSSSTVAQPASKWVCAQSSNSKKENHNQGITEKLEVLAKAYSVQGDKWRALGYSKAINALKSYHKPVTSYQEACKIPGIGKRMAEKILEILESGHLRKLDHISESVPVLELFSNIWGAGVKTAQIWYQQGFRTLDDIRTKATLTSQQAVGLKHYTDFLERMPREEAAEIEQTVRQAALALKPGLVCVACGSYRRGKPTCGDVDVLVTHPDGQSHRGVFSKLLDSLHRSGFLTDDLVSQDNGDQKKYLGVCRLPGPAQRHRRLDIIVVPYSEFACALLYFTGSAHFNRSMRALAKTKGMSLSERSLSSAIVRGREGIKVASGHPLPTPTERDVFIQLGLPYREPSERDW, from the exons ATGGAGCCACGAGGGATTGTCAAAGCCTTTCCCAAGAGGAAGAAGGTGAGGGATGACTCGGGGAAAAGCATCCCTCCAAAGATCCCAAAAGAGGAAGGAACAGAGATACCTGAGG caGAGTGGCTGAAACCAGTCACCGCCTACGTGTTGCAAGCTGGCATTGGCCAAGCCAGGGCAGAGATCTTCCACAAGCAGATTGTCCAGAATGGGGGTGTTGTACACAACCAGCTCTCCTCAGAGGTGACACATGTCATTGTGGCTGAGGACATGGACTGTGATCGTGCTTTTCGGCTCCTTAAATTAAGTAAGCTACCTTCAGGGCTGCAGCTAGTGAAGGCATCCTGGCTAAGTGCTTGCATTAGAGACCAGAAGCTGCTGCGTACCGCTGGCTACGGTGTCTTTATCCCTCACAG GTACCTGGAGGAGGGAGAActgcagaaagagcagcagGTCCTGGGCCGTGAAGAGATCCAGCCcccagcagaggagggagcagtGAAACCAAATACTGAAACACAGGTGGGGGATTCCTCGCAGCGAGGCCTGGGCACTCTtggacagcagcagctggctgag AAATACTCTGATGATGAAGACAGTGAAGGAGAAGATGCTAGTGTCACTCAGGGAGATCTGGAAGCATTGATTTCTGGCCGCTACCCTGTGAAATCATCAGAGGAGACCAGTGACAGCTCTTCCACAGTGGCCCAGCCTGCCAGCAAGTGGGTTTGTGCCCAGTCCTCCAACAGCAAGAAGGAGAATCACAACCAAGGCATCACAGAGAAGCTAGAAGTGCTGGCAAAGGCCTACTCTGTCCAGGGGGACAAGTGGAGAGCTCTGGGCTACTCCAAAGCCATCAATGCACTCAAGAGCTACCACAAACCAGTCACCTCCTACCAG GAAGCCTGTAAAATCCCTGGGATTGGGAAGCGGATGGCGGAGAAGATCCTGGAGATCTTGGAGAGTGGGCACCTGCGCAAGCTGGATCACATCAGTGAGAGTGTGCCCGTGCTGGAGTTGTTTTCCAACATCTGGGGAGCAGGGGTCAAGACAGCTCAGATTTGGTACCAGCAG GGTTTCCGGACGCTGGATGATATCCGCACCAAGGCGACTCTCACCAGCCAGCAAGCTGTGGGGCTGAAGCACTACACGGATTTCCTGGAGCGCATGCCTCGGGAGGAAGCTGCAGAAATAGAACAGACT GTCAGACAAGCTGCCCTGGCCCTGAAGCCTGGGCTCGTGTGTGTGGCATGTGGCTCCTACCGTCGGGGGAAGCCCACCTGTGGAGACGTGGATGTGCTAGTCACTCACCCAGACGGGCAGTCTCACCGTGGGGTGTTCAGCAAGCTGCTTGACAGCCTCCACAGGAGTG GCTTCCTTACGGATGACCTGGTGAGTCAGGACAACGGTGATCAGAAGAAGTACCTGGGGGTGTGCCGCCTCCCCGGGCCAGCCCAGCGTCACCGCCGGCTTGACATCATTGTGGTGCCTTACAGTGAGTTCGCCTGCGCCCTGCTCTACTTCACCGGCTCAGCTCACTTCAACCGCTCCATGCGGGCCCTGGCCAAGACTAAGGGCATGAGCCTATCGGAGCGTTCCCTCAGCTCAGCCATAGTGCGAGGTCGTGAAGGCATCAAGGTGGCATCTGGTCACCCTCTGCCCACTCCCACTGAGAGGGATGTCTTCATTCAACTGGGGCTGCCTTACCGGGAGCCCTCAGAACGGGACTGGTGA
- the DPCD gene encoding protein DPCD isoform X2, with protein MAVPSWLERLRAASKTALVQDGKRKIHYLFEDGKEMAEEYDVKTGQLVSRKWREKNTLGGSGKWQVEVGEPTSPLLGALESELIKESSSNPVFMRKDTLSSFQWRIRNLPYPKEVYSVSVEKEQRCCVIRTTNKKHGLPLDAAALSFTHANNTLIITYQKPKEILAAEEQLQKELKKIKAANNGDGDCKTQ; from the exons ATGGCGGTGCCGAGCTGGCTGGAGAGGCTGCGGGCTGCCAGCAAGACAGCGCTGGTGCAGGACG GGAAGCGGAAGATCCACTACCTGTTCGAGGATGGGAAGGAGATGGCCGAAGAGTATGACGTGAAGACCGGTCAGTTAGTGA GTAGAAAATGGCGAGAGAAGAACACCCTTGGGGGCTCCGGCAAGTGGCAGGTTGAAGTGGGAGAGCCAACCTCGCCGCTCCTGGGAGCACTGGAATCAGAGCTCATAAAGGAAAGCAGCTCTAAT CCTGTCTTCATGAGGAAGGATACCCTGAGCAGCTTCCAGTGGCGGATCCGTAACCTGCCCTACCCCAAGGAGGTCTACAGCGTCTCCGTGGAGAAGGAGCAGCGCTGCTGTGTCATCCGGACCACCAACAAGAA GCACGGA CTCCCCTTGGACGCAGCTGCCCTGAGCTTCACCCATGCCAACAACACCCTGATCATCACG TACCAGAAGCCGAAGGAGATCCtggctgcagaagagcagctgcagaaggagctgAAGAAGATAAAGGCAGCAAACAATGGGGATGGTGACTGTAAGACCCAGTAG
- the DPCD gene encoding protein DPCD isoform X1 codes for MAVPSWLERLRAASKTALVQDGKRKIHYLFEDGKEMAEEYDVKTGQLVSRKWREKNTLGGSGKWQVEVGEPTSPLLGALESELIKESSSNPVFMRKDTLSSFQWRIRNLPYPKEVYSVSVEKEQRCCVIRTTNKKYYKKFSIPDLDRYQLPLDAAALSFTHANNTLIITYQKPKEILAAEEQLQKELKKIKAANNGDGDCKTQ; via the exons ATGGCGGTGCCGAGCTGGCTGGAGAGGCTGCGGGCTGCCAGCAAGACAGCGCTGGTGCAGGACG GGAAGCGGAAGATCCACTACCTGTTCGAGGATGGGAAGGAGATGGCCGAAGAGTATGACGTGAAGACCGGTCAGTTAGTGA GTAGAAAATGGCGAGAGAAGAACACCCTTGGGGGCTCCGGCAAGTGGCAGGTTGAAGTGGGAGAGCCAACCTCGCCGCTCCTGGGAGCACTGGAATCAGAGCTCATAAAGGAAAGCAGCTCTAAT CCTGTCTTCATGAGGAAGGATACCCTGAGCAGCTTCCAGTGGCGGATCCGTAACCTGCCCTACCCCAAGGAGGTCTACAGCGTCTCCGTGGAGAAGGAGCAGCGCTGCTGTGTCATCCGGACCACCAACAAGAA GTACTACAAAAAGTTCTCTATTCCTGACCTGGACCGATACCAGCTCCCCTTGGACGCAGCTGCCCTGAGCTTCACCCATGCCAACAACACCCTGATCATCACG TACCAGAAGCCGAAGGAGATCCtggctgcagaagagcagctgcagaaggagctgAAGAAGATAAAGGCAGCAAACAATGGGGATGGTGACTGTAAGACCCAGTAG